Proteins from one Drosophila gunungcola strain Sukarami chromosome 3R, Dgunungcola_SK_2, whole genome shotgun sequence genomic window:
- the LOC128252368 gene encoding sodium-coupled monocarboxylate transporter 2 isoform X1 has product MLSAVECDYPAMVPFADRSRNKTRSTSNMAKDLSTMGWDYLMFVLFIALTVLGPLWTRIFGKKKERSKADYVFATGGVSIVAVMISIARGTLGVRSVLGYPSELYYRGSAMWEIIYGMMTAYPIVCFMFVPVYFNLGITSVYQYIDLRFKSRTVRCLASATYIVRQICNLGITVYTPSVALSTVIGIPYWASIAGMAIICIFFTIMGGLKAAINADVIQTLTILVVTVAVCIQGTISTGGVKKVYQLNRDNGRLNFWNFTGDMTVRVDTTSAWLGQLFMSLSQIGCQQNFMQRYVSLKSLKQVRGVMLSNVPLVFFFFSLSWISGMVIYSTYINCDPYAEGYIKKPDEILPFFVEDQLGFLPGFVGIFMATLFNGALCMMVSNLNSLSTVIWEDFVSQFPKFKGFSDKQQLRVLKLISVVCGLIIMCVAFGVGLLAGVIESSLLVFSATSGPLLGCFILAMLVPIANWKGTSAGMVTACAFVLWIIGGGMTVDKPNPMLPTSTVGCTNDTFSQSIGKPIIEPGQMPWLLAHSPVDGYNQSFVATPPTIAPERSGLESFYSISFMYYSLIGTALTVIIGTVISLLTQHPDDAYDGKLLHPLIFRLCERFSGRKPYYVKHEEESGLNGRSSSDSSATTTTCKEEKVNHGYESAPEDKEKSSPIAVVFTTSEGSPSADQQTICDSSRIQLDIVPGEGETGVYRQLAGRSAL; this is encoded by the exons ATGTTGAGCGCTGTGGAATGTGATTACCCTGCGATGGTACCGTTTGCTGA CAGAAGCAGAAACAAAACCAGAAGCACCAGCAACATGGCCAAGGACTTGAGTACTATGGGTTGGGATTACCTGATGTTTGTGCTGTTTATAGCCCTCACCGTCTTAGGGCCGCTCTGGACACGCATTTTTGGCAAAAAGAAGGAACGCAGCAAAGCCGATTATGTTTTTGCCACTGGCGGAGTTTCGATTGTGGCGGTAATGATTTCCATAGCTCGAGGAACTTTGGGCGTAAGATCCGTGCTCG gCTATCCCAGTGAATTGTATTACCGCGGATCAGCCATGTGGGAGATCATATATGGCATGATGACCGCCTATCCCATCGTTTGTTTCATGTTTGTGCCCGTGTACTTCAACCTGGGCATCACCTCCGTGTACCAGTACATCGATCTAAG GTTCAAGAGTCGCACAGTGCGATGCCTGGCATCGGCGACGTATATCGTGCGACAGATCTGCAACCTGGGCATCACCGTCTACACTCCCAGCGTGGCGCTGTCCACGGTGATTGGCATACCCTACTGGGCCTCCATCGCCGGCATGGCCATCATTTGCATATTCTTCACCATTATG GGCGGACTGAAGGCGGCCATCAATGCGGACGTCATCCAGACATTGACCATCCTGGTTGTCACTGTGGCCGTTTGCATCCAAGGCACCATTTCCACGGGCGGCGTGAAGAAGGTCTACCAACTAAATCGGGACAATG GACGTCTCAACTTCTGGAACTTCACGGGCGATATGACTGTCAGAGTGGATACCACCTCGGCGTGGCTGGGGCAGCTGTTCATGTCCCTCTCCCAGATCGGATGCCAGCAGAACTTTATGCAGCGCTATGTCAGCTTGAAGTCGCTTAAGCAAGTGCGTGG TGTGATGCTGAGCAACGTGCCTCTGGTGTTCTTCTTCTTTTCCCTCtcctggatctctggcatggTCATCTATTCAACGTACATCAATTGCGATCCCTATGCCGAGGGCTACATTAAGAAACCCGATGAGATCCTGCCGTTCTTTGTGGAAGATCAGCTGGGTTTCCTGCCCGGCTTTGTGGGCATTTTCATGGCCACTCTGTTCAACGGAGCCCTTTG CATGATGGTGTCCAATCTGAACTCCCTGTCCACTGTTATTTGGGAGGACTTCGTATCACAGTTCCCCAAATTCAAGGGATTTTCCGACAAGCAGCAGCTGAGGGTTCTGAAGCTGATCAGCGTGGTCTGTGGCCTGATCATTATGTGCGTGGCCTTTGGAGTTGGTCTCCTGGCGGGCGTCATTGAATCCTCGTTGCTGGTGTTCTCGGCCACATCGGGCCCACTGTTGGGCTGCTTCATCCTGGCCATGCTGGTGCCCATTGCCAACTGGAAGGGCACTTCCGCGGGCATGGTCACCGCCTGTGCCTTTGTGCTGTGGATCATCGGCGGTGGCATGACCGTTGACAAGCCCAACCCCATGCTGCCCACCTCCACGGTT GGCTGCACCAACGACACCTTCTCGCAATCCATTGGCAAGCCCATCATTGAGCCAGGACAAATGCCATGGTTGCTGGCACACTCGCCCGTCGATGGATACAACCAGAGCTTTGTGGCCACGCCACCCACCATTGCACCTGAAAG ATCTGGACTGGAGAGCTTCTACTCGATCAGCTTCATGTACTACAGTTTGATTGGAACCGCCTTGACCGTGATCATTGGCACGGTGATCAGTTTGTTGACCCAGCATCCGGATGACGCCTACGACGGCAAGCTGCTGCATCCGCTGATCTTCCGGCTGTGCGAGCGCTTCTCCGGCCGGAAGCCGTACTACGTGAAGCACGAGGAGGAGTCCGGATTGAATGGAAGGAGCAGCAGCGATTCCTCGGCCACCACGACGACCTGCAAGGAGGAGAAGGTCAACCATGGGTACGAGTCCGCGCCGGAGGACAAGGAGAAAAGCAGTCCCATTGCCGTGGTGTTCACCACATCGGAGGGATCGCCATCCGCGGATCAGCAGACCATTTGCGACAGCAGTCGGATCCAATTGGACATCGTTCCGGGAGAGGGCGAGACGGGCGTGTATCGCCAACTTGCCGGCCGATCAGCGCTCTGA
- the LOC128252368 gene encoding sodium-coupled monocarboxylate transporter 2 isoform X3: MAKDLSTMGWDYLMFVLFIALTVLGPLWTRIFGKKKERSKADYVFATGGVSIVAVMISIARGTLGVRSVLGYPSELYYRGSAMWEIIYGMMTAYPIVCFMFVPVYFNLGITSVYQYIDLRFKSRTVRCLASATYIVRQICNLGITVYTPSVALSTVIGIPYWASIAGMAIICIFFTIMGGLKAAINADVIQTLTILVVTVAVCIQGTISTGGVKKVYQLNRDNGRLNFWNFTGDMTVRVDTTSAWLGQLFMSLSQIGCQQNFMQRYVSLKSLKQVRGVMLSNVPLVFFFFSLSWISGMVIYSTYINCDPYAEGYIKKPDEILPFFVEDQLGFLPGFVGIFMATLFNGALCMMVSNLNSLSTVIWEDFVSQFPKFKGFSDKQQLRVLKLISVVCGLIIMCVAFGVGLLAGVIESSLLVFSATSGPLLGCFILAMLVPIANWKGTSAGMVTACAFVLWIIGGGMTVDKPNPMLPTSTVGCTNDTFSQSIGKPIIEPGQMPWLLAHSPVDGYNQSFVATPPTIAPERSGLESFYSISFMYYSLIGTALTVIIGTVISLLTQHPDDAYDGKLLHPLIFRLCERFSGRKPYYVKHEEESGLNGRSSSDSSATTTTCKEEKVNHGYESAPEDKEKSSPIAVVFTTSEGSPSADQQTICDSSRIQLDIVPGEGETGVYRQLAGRSAL; the protein is encoded by the exons ATGGCCAAGGACTTGAGTACTATGGGTTGGGATTACCTGATGTTTGTGCTGTTTATAGCCCTCACCGTCTTAGGGCCGCTCTGGACACGCATTTTTGGCAAAAAGAAGGAACGCAGCAAAGCCGATTATGTTTTTGCCACTGGCGGAGTTTCGATTGTGGCGGTAATGATTTCCATAGCTCGAGGAACTTTGGGCGTAAGATCCGTGCTCG gCTATCCCAGTGAATTGTATTACCGCGGATCAGCCATGTGGGAGATCATATATGGCATGATGACCGCCTATCCCATCGTTTGTTTCATGTTTGTGCCCGTGTACTTCAACCTGGGCATCACCTCCGTGTACCAGTACATCGATCTAAG GTTCAAGAGTCGCACAGTGCGATGCCTGGCATCGGCGACGTATATCGTGCGACAGATCTGCAACCTGGGCATCACCGTCTACACTCCCAGCGTGGCGCTGTCCACGGTGATTGGCATACCCTACTGGGCCTCCATCGCCGGCATGGCCATCATTTGCATATTCTTCACCATTATG GGCGGACTGAAGGCGGCCATCAATGCGGACGTCATCCAGACATTGACCATCCTGGTTGTCACTGTGGCCGTTTGCATCCAAGGCACCATTTCCACGGGCGGCGTGAAGAAGGTCTACCAACTAAATCGGGACAATG GACGTCTCAACTTCTGGAACTTCACGGGCGATATGACTGTCAGAGTGGATACCACCTCGGCGTGGCTGGGGCAGCTGTTCATGTCCCTCTCCCAGATCGGATGCCAGCAGAACTTTATGCAGCGCTATGTCAGCTTGAAGTCGCTTAAGCAAGTGCGTGG TGTGATGCTGAGCAACGTGCCTCTGGTGTTCTTCTTCTTTTCCCTCtcctggatctctggcatggTCATCTATTCAACGTACATCAATTGCGATCCCTATGCCGAGGGCTACATTAAGAAACCCGATGAGATCCTGCCGTTCTTTGTGGAAGATCAGCTGGGTTTCCTGCCCGGCTTTGTGGGCATTTTCATGGCCACTCTGTTCAACGGAGCCCTTTG CATGATGGTGTCCAATCTGAACTCCCTGTCCACTGTTATTTGGGAGGACTTCGTATCACAGTTCCCCAAATTCAAGGGATTTTCCGACAAGCAGCAGCTGAGGGTTCTGAAGCTGATCAGCGTGGTCTGTGGCCTGATCATTATGTGCGTGGCCTTTGGAGTTGGTCTCCTGGCGGGCGTCATTGAATCCTCGTTGCTGGTGTTCTCGGCCACATCGGGCCCACTGTTGGGCTGCTTCATCCTGGCCATGCTGGTGCCCATTGCCAACTGGAAGGGCACTTCCGCGGGCATGGTCACCGCCTGTGCCTTTGTGCTGTGGATCATCGGCGGTGGCATGACCGTTGACAAGCCCAACCCCATGCTGCCCACCTCCACGGTT GGCTGCACCAACGACACCTTCTCGCAATCCATTGGCAAGCCCATCATTGAGCCAGGACAAATGCCATGGTTGCTGGCACACTCGCCCGTCGATGGATACAACCAGAGCTTTGTGGCCACGCCACCCACCATTGCACCTGAAAG ATCTGGACTGGAGAGCTTCTACTCGATCAGCTTCATGTACTACAGTTTGATTGGAACCGCCTTGACCGTGATCATTGGCACGGTGATCAGTTTGTTGACCCAGCATCCGGATGACGCCTACGACGGCAAGCTGCTGCATCCGCTGATCTTCCGGCTGTGCGAGCGCTTCTCCGGCCGGAAGCCGTACTACGTGAAGCACGAGGAGGAGTCCGGATTGAATGGAAGGAGCAGCAGCGATTCCTCGGCCACCACGACGACCTGCAAGGAGGAGAAGGTCAACCATGGGTACGAGTCCGCGCCGGAGGACAAGGAGAAAAGCAGTCCCATTGCCGTGGTGTTCACCACATCGGAGGGATCGCCATCCGCGGATCAGCAGACCATTTGCGACAGCAGTCGGATCCAATTGGACATCGTTCCGGGAGAGGGCGAGACGGGCGTGTATCGCCAACTTGCCGGCCGATCAGCGCTCTGA
- the LOC128252368 gene encoding sodium-coupled monocarboxylate transporter 2 isoform X2 — MLSAVECDYPAMVPFAESRNKTRSTSNMAKDLSTMGWDYLMFVLFIALTVLGPLWTRIFGKKKERSKADYVFATGGVSIVAVMISIARGTLGVRSVLGYPSELYYRGSAMWEIIYGMMTAYPIVCFMFVPVYFNLGITSVYQYIDLRFKSRTVRCLASATYIVRQICNLGITVYTPSVALSTVIGIPYWASIAGMAIICIFFTIMGGLKAAINADVIQTLTILVVTVAVCIQGTISTGGVKKVYQLNRDNGRLNFWNFTGDMTVRVDTTSAWLGQLFMSLSQIGCQQNFMQRYVSLKSLKQVRGVMLSNVPLVFFFFSLSWISGMVIYSTYINCDPYAEGYIKKPDEILPFFVEDQLGFLPGFVGIFMATLFNGALCMMVSNLNSLSTVIWEDFVSQFPKFKGFSDKQQLRVLKLISVVCGLIIMCVAFGVGLLAGVIESSLLVFSATSGPLLGCFILAMLVPIANWKGTSAGMVTACAFVLWIIGGGMTVDKPNPMLPTSTVGCTNDTFSQSIGKPIIEPGQMPWLLAHSPVDGYNQSFVATPPTIAPERSGLESFYSISFMYYSLIGTALTVIIGTVISLLTQHPDDAYDGKLLHPLIFRLCERFSGRKPYYVKHEEESGLNGRSSSDSSATTTTCKEEKVNHGYESAPEDKEKSSPIAVVFTTSEGSPSADQQTICDSSRIQLDIVPGEGETGVYRQLAGRSAL; from the exons ATGTTGAGCGCTGTGGAATGTGATTACCCTGCGATGGTACCGTTTGCTGA AAGCAGAAACAAAACCAGAAGCACCAGCAACATGGCCAAGGACTTGAGTACTATGGGTTGGGATTACCTGATGTTTGTGCTGTTTATAGCCCTCACCGTCTTAGGGCCGCTCTGGACACGCATTTTTGGCAAAAAGAAGGAACGCAGCAAAGCCGATTATGTTTTTGCCACTGGCGGAGTTTCGATTGTGGCGGTAATGATTTCCATAGCTCGAGGAACTTTGGGCGTAAGATCCGTGCTCG gCTATCCCAGTGAATTGTATTACCGCGGATCAGCCATGTGGGAGATCATATATGGCATGATGACCGCCTATCCCATCGTTTGTTTCATGTTTGTGCCCGTGTACTTCAACCTGGGCATCACCTCCGTGTACCAGTACATCGATCTAAG GTTCAAGAGTCGCACAGTGCGATGCCTGGCATCGGCGACGTATATCGTGCGACAGATCTGCAACCTGGGCATCACCGTCTACACTCCCAGCGTGGCGCTGTCCACGGTGATTGGCATACCCTACTGGGCCTCCATCGCCGGCATGGCCATCATTTGCATATTCTTCACCATTATG GGCGGACTGAAGGCGGCCATCAATGCGGACGTCATCCAGACATTGACCATCCTGGTTGTCACTGTGGCCGTTTGCATCCAAGGCACCATTTCCACGGGCGGCGTGAAGAAGGTCTACCAACTAAATCGGGACAATG GACGTCTCAACTTCTGGAACTTCACGGGCGATATGACTGTCAGAGTGGATACCACCTCGGCGTGGCTGGGGCAGCTGTTCATGTCCCTCTCCCAGATCGGATGCCAGCAGAACTTTATGCAGCGCTATGTCAGCTTGAAGTCGCTTAAGCAAGTGCGTGG TGTGATGCTGAGCAACGTGCCTCTGGTGTTCTTCTTCTTTTCCCTCtcctggatctctggcatggTCATCTATTCAACGTACATCAATTGCGATCCCTATGCCGAGGGCTACATTAAGAAACCCGATGAGATCCTGCCGTTCTTTGTGGAAGATCAGCTGGGTTTCCTGCCCGGCTTTGTGGGCATTTTCATGGCCACTCTGTTCAACGGAGCCCTTTG CATGATGGTGTCCAATCTGAACTCCCTGTCCACTGTTATTTGGGAGGACTTCGTATCACAGTTCCCCAAATTCAAGGGATTTTCCGACAAGCAGCAGCTGAGGGTTCTGAAGCTGATCAGCGTGGTCTGTGGCCTGATCATTATGTGCGTGGCCTTTGGAGTTGGTCTCCTGGCGGGCGTCATTGAATCCTCGTTGCTGGTGTTCTCGGCCACATCGGGCCCACTGTTGGGCTGCTTCATCCTGGCCATGCTGGTGCCCATTGCCAACTGGAAGGGCACTTCCGCGGGCATGGTCACCGCCTGTGCCTTTGTGCTGTGGATCATCGGCGGTGGCATGACCGTTGACAAGCCCAACCCCATGCTGCCCACCTCCACGGTT GGCTGCACCAACGACACCTTCTCGCAATCCATTGGCAAGCCCATCATTGAGCCAGGACAAATGCCATGGTTGCTGGCACACTCGCCCGTCGATGGATACAACCAGAGCTTTGTGGCCACGCCACCCACCATTGCACCTGAAAG ATCTGGACTGGAGAGCTTCTACTCGATCAGCTTCATGTACTACAGTTTGATTGGAACCGCCTTGACCGTGATCATTGGCACGGTGATCAGTTTGTTGACCCAGCATCCGGATGACGCCTACGACGGCAAGCTGCTGCATCCGCTGATCTTCCGGCTGTGCGAGCGCTTCTCCGGCCGGAAGCCGTACTACGTGAAGCACGAGGAGGAGTCCGGATTGAATGGAAGGAGCAGCAGCGATTCCTCGGCCACCACGACGACCTGCAAGGAGGAGAAGGTCAACCATGGGTACGAGTCCGCGCCGGAGGACAAGGAGAAAAGCAGTCCCATTGCCGTGGTGTTCACCACATCGGAGGGATCGCCATCCGCGGATCAGCAGACCATTTGCGACAGCAGTCGGATCCAATTGGACATCGTTCCGGGAGAGGGCGAGACGGGCGTGTATCGCCAACTTGCCGGCCGATCAGCGCTCTGA